A window from Oceanithermus desulfurans encodes these proteins:
- a CDS encoding ATP-binding protein, with product MAHGCRILLIGPPELWCGAERVRLPTARATALVAFLALQEEAVPRSRLAALLWDAPEATARHRLRQELYRLQRGPLGPYLHSDRKAVKLTEVESDAARFRDALERGAWPEALRLWRGPFMEDFALSGAEAFEDWLALEREAWLDRYVLALSRRALELETEGRLEPAAQLWRTVVETDPFHEEAHRRLLWLLARSGRWPEADRLYRQYRERLERELGLEPDPETERLYRELAERKTPARPAAAPVPETLADPPLVGREELLWELERLHPRPVLLLGEAGSGKTRLASEHLARLGGRLLIEHPASSRALPFAGVARALDRALELQGLPELDPVWLREAGRLLPHRLPAPSRPLQGAADRTRFLEGLSRLLLALAGPVLVWDDLQWTDPAALELLAYLLPAASRAGVQAVLTVRRPIPPGAVADWLEPLEDDLARLEVPPLDEAAVHQLIQRLAHQRYGARLFARRLHSATGGNPFFILETLRHLFARGELRLRAGGWSTLYDRTTEDYRELPIPRSIRETLWARLHALDGPLKRTLELTCVARNPVTPETLARVLGVPELEAARHLEELRERQLTADRAHGYTPAHEHLRALVLETLNPPLARTYHRAWARTLEAQGQHAQAAEHWQEAGNAERAARGFLAAARNTPHDPLSARAYYLRALHLGEGLELRERQELELDLLELDLRLGRLGEAGRERLEQLAETTGARSRLLIAEALLQRGDYPRALAAARAGLARALREGDRANQARAHFLLAWIYYRHGDPGAQLAELEQALDAYLQIGDHQGAARTLRNLAALYFRLGEKETGDALQARALEEAQAVGDGVLTLRIRADRATGRWLRGDFPWVLREARALRRAARRLGDYGGELDALELEGLAALKLGDHAGAHRAFDAAVRRADELHLEKDAALARSERAWASIELGAFSEAESDLRAALAVQHRIGDQAKLGHTYHTWGYLHLRRGAHEEALRWFRRAARHWRARGERGHLARSLAYAALAAAASGRGRLAQRLSGEALRASHDWPVGVPDRPLVWAVYARFHARGGRWLRQAREELRSLGARLRPAARRRLASTFVYRAVCDEPGL from the coding sequence CTGGCGCTCCAGGAGGAGGCCGTGCCCCGCAGCCGCCTGGCCGCGCTGCTCTGGGACGCCCCCGAGGCCACGGCCCGGCACCGGCTGCGTCAGGAGCTCTACCGGCTCCAGCGCGGACCGCTGGGGCCCTACCTGCACAGCGACCGCAAGGCCGTGAAGCTGACGGAGGTCGAGAGCGACGCCGCCCGCTTCCGCGACGCCCTCGAACGCGGCGCCTGGCCCGAAGCGCTGCGGCTGTGGCGGGGCCCCTTCATGGAGGACTTCGCCCTGAGCGGCGCCGAGGCCTTCGAGGACTGGCTGGCGCTCGAGCGCGAGGCCTGGTTGGACCGCTACGTCCTGGCGCTCTCGCGGAGGGCGCTCGAGCTGGAAACGGAGGGGCGGCTCGAACCGGCGGCGCAGCTGTGGCGAACCGTCGTCGAAACGGACCCCTTTCACGAAGAGGCTCACCGCCGGCTGCTCTGGCTGCTGGCGCGCTCGGGCCGCTGGCCCGAGGCCGACCGCCTCTACCGCCAGTACCGCGAGCGCCTCGAGCGCGAGCTGGGGCTCGAGCCCGACCCCGAGACCGAGCGGCTCTACCGCGAGCTCGCCGAGCGCAAGACCCCCGCGCGGCCGGCCGCGGCGCCGGTGCCGGAAACCCTCGCCGACCCGCCGCTGGTAGGACGCGAAGAGCTGCTGTGGGAGCTGGAGCGGCTGCACCCACGGCCGGTGCTGCTGCTCGGCGAGGCGGGCAGCGGCAAAACGCGCCTGGCCAGCGAGCACCTCGCGCGGCTGGGCGGGCGCCTGCTCATCGAGCACCCCGCCTCCAGCCGCGCCCTCCCCTTCGCGGGGGTCGCCCGGGCGCTCGACCGGGCGCTGGAGCTCCAGGGACTTCCCGAACTCGACCCCGTCTGGCTGCGCGAGGCCGGCCGTCTCCTCCCCCACCGCCTCCCCGCCCCCAGCCGGCCGCTGCAGGGCGCCGCCGACCGCACCCGCTTCCTCGAGGGCCTGAGCCGCCTGCTCCTAGCCCTCGCTGGTCCCGTGCTCGTCTGGGACGACCTGCAGTGGACCGATCCGGCAGCCCTGGAGCTGCTGGCCTACCTGCTGCCGGCGGCGTCCCGCGCCGGCGTGCAGGCGGTTTTGACCGTTCGCCGGCCGATTCCCCCGGGCGCGGTCGCCGATTGGCTGGAGCCGCTGGAGGACGACCTGGCGCGGCTGGAGGTACCCCCACTCGACGAAGCCGCGGTGCACCAGCTGATCCAAAGGCTCGCCCACCAGCGCTACGGCGCCCGTCTCTTCGCCCGCAGGCTGCACTCGGCCACCGGGGGCAACCCCTTCTTCATCCTCGAGACGCTGCGCCACCTCTTCGCCCGCGGGGAGCTGCGGCTGCGCGCGGGGGGCTGGTCCACGCTTTACGACCGCACGACCGAGGACTACCGCGAACTGCCCATTCCCCGCAGCATCCGCGAGACCCTCTGGGCCCGGCTCCACGCCCTCGACGGCCCCCTGAAGCGGACGCTCGAGCTGACCTGCGTCGCCCGCAACCCCGTCACCCCGGAAACGCTGGCGCGGGTGCTGGGGGTGCCCGAACTGGAAGCGGCGCGGCACCTCGAAGAGCTGCGCGAGCGCCAGCTCACCGCCGACCGCGCCCACGGCTACACGCCCGCCCACGAGCACCTGCGCGCGCTCGTCCTGGAAACGCTGAACCCCCCGCTGGCCCGCACCTACCACCGCGCCTGGGCCCGCACCCTCGAGGCCCAGGGGCAGCACGCCCAGGCCGCCGAGCACTGGCAGGAGGCCGGGAACGCGGAGCGCGCGGCCCGGGGTTTCCTCGCAGCGGCCCGCAACACGCCGCACGACCCGCTGTCGGCCCGCGCCTACTACCTGCGGGCGCTGCACCTCGGCGAGGGGCTGGAGCTCCGCGAGCGGCAGGAGCTCGAACTCGACCTGCTGGAGCTGGACCTGCGGCTGGGCCGGCTGGGCGAGGCGGGGCGGGAGCGGCTCGAGCAGCTCGCAGAAACCACCGGCGCCCGCAGCCGCCTGCTGATCGCCGAGGCCCTGCTCCAGCGCGGCGACTACCCGCGGGCCCTGGCCGCGGCCCGTGCGGGGCTGGCGCGGGCGCTGCGCGAGGGCGACCGCGCCAACCAGGCGCGGGCGCACTTTCTGCTCGCCTGGATCTACTACCGCCACGGCGATCCGGGGGCCCAGCTGGCGGAGCTGGAGCAGGCGCTGGACGCCTACCTGCAGATCGGGGACCACCAGGGCGCCGCGCGCACCCTGCGCAACCTGGCCGCCCTCTACTTCCGCCTGGGAGAAAAGGAGACGGGCGACGCCCTTCAGGCCCGCGCCCTCGAGGAGGCCCAGGCGGTGGGCGACGGCGTGCTCACCCTGCGGATCCGCGCCGACCGCGCCACCGGCCGCTGGCTGCGCGGCGACTTCCCCTGGGTCCTCCGCGAAGCGCGGGCGCTGCGGCGGGCGGCGCGGCGGCTGGGCGACTACGGCGGCGAGCTCGACGCGCTCGAGCTCGAGGGCCTGGCGGCGCTGAAGCTCGGCGACCACGCCGGCGCCCACCGCGCCTTCGACGCCGCGGTCCGACGCGCCGACGAGCTGCACCTGGAAAAGGACGCCGCCCTCGCCCGCTCCGAACGGGCCTGGGCCTCCATCGAGCTGGGGGCCTTCAGCGAGGCGGAATCCGACCTGAGGGCGGCCCTCGCGGTCCAGCACCGCATCGGCGATCAGGCCAAGCTGGGTCACACCTACCACACCTGGGGCTACCTGCACCTGCGACGCGGGGCCCACGAGGAGGCGTTGCGCTGGTTCCGGCGCGCCGCCCGGCACTGGCGCGCCCGCGGCGAACGCGGGCACCTGGCCCGCAGCCTCGCCTACGCGGCGCTGGCGGCCGCGGCGTCGGGGCGCGGGCGGCTGGCGCAGCGACTCAGCGGTGAGGCGCTGCGGGCCAGCCACGACTGGCCCGTCGGGGTGCCCGACCGGCCCCTGGTGTGGGCCGTTTACGCGCGCTTTCACGCCCGCGGCGGGCGCTGGTTGCGGCAGGCCCGTGAAGAGCTGCGAAGCCTGGGCGCCCGGCTCCGCCCGGCGGCGCGCCGGCGGCTGGCGTCCACCTTCGTCTACCGCGCGGTCTGCGACGAGCCGGGCTTGTGA
- the cimA gene encoding citramalate synthase has product MNETKPLAGARIELLDTTLRDGTQAEGVTLSVRDKIAVAEALAAFGVDLIEGGWPGSNPRDADFFEAMKGRALPRGARLTAFGATRRRDLAAEDDPSLAALLAAETPVVTLFGKSWTLHALEALGVSLEANLAMIRESVAFLRAAGRRVVYDAEHFFDGYAEDPGYALATLEAAAAGGADTLVLADTNGGRLPEEVFAATAEVVRRFPDRTVGVHTHNDAELAVANSLAALRAGARHLQGTVGGYGERAGNANLTSLIPTLVLKYGAELKAAAKLAGLRELAHFVDERANQTPNRRAPYVGDAAFAHKGGVHVSAVLKNPRTYEHVEPERVGNRRRFLVSDLSGRSNLLAKLAEAGLELAKEEAGPLLEEVKALERDGYAFEGADASFFLLARRLRGAPEPFRVDAFRSWTGGDAHGRWQAEATVQLTVAGRSVHTAATGQGPVGALDNALRKALLNFFPELEAVGLADYKVRVLEGQEAGTASVVRVLVEMEGAGKRWSTVGASANVIEASLKALGDGYAYALVQAGLA; this is encoded by the coding sequence GTGAATGAAACGAAACCGCTGGCGGGAGCGCGGATCGAGCTCCTCGACACCACGCTGCGCGACGGCACCCAGGCGGAGGGCGTGACCCTCTCGGTGCGCGACAAGATCGCCGTGGCCGAGGCGCTGGCCGCCTTCGGCGTCGACCTGATCGAGGGCGGCTGGCCGGGGTCGAACCCGCGCGACGCCGACTTCTTCGAGGCCATGAAGGGCCGGGCGCTGCCCCGCGGTGCCCGGCTGACCGCCTTCGGCGCCACCCGTCGCCGCGACCTCGCTGCCGAGGACGACCCCTCGCTGGCCGCGCTGCTGGCGGCCGAGACTCCGGTGGTGACGCTCTTTGGTAAATCGTGGACCCTGCACGCGCTGGAGGCGCTGGGGGTGAGCCTCGAGGCCAACCTGGCGATGATTCGCGAGTCGGTCGCCTTCCTGCGCGCGGCGGGTAGGCGTGTGGTCTACGACGCCGAGCACTTCTTCGACGGCTACGCCGAGGACCCCGGCTACGCCCTGGCCACCCTGGAGGCGGCGGCCGCGGGCGGCGCGGACACGCTGGTCCTCGCCGACACCAACGGCGGGCGGCTGCCCGAGGAGGTGTTCGCGGCCACCGCCGAGGTGGTGCGGCGGTTCCCCGACCGCACGGTCGGGGTGCACACCCACAACGACGCCGAGCTGGCCGTGGCCAACAGCCTGGCGGCGCTGCGGGCCGGCGCACGCCACCTCCAAGGCACCGTGGGCGGCTACGGCGAGCGCGCCGGTAACGCCAACCTGACGAGCCTCATTCCCACCCTGGTGCTCAAGTACGGGGCCGAGCTGAAGGCGGCGGCGAAGCTGGCGGGGTTGCGCGAGCTGGCCCACTTCGTCGACGAGCGCGCCAACCAGACGCCGAACCGCCGCGCCCCCTACGTGGGCGACGCGGCCTTCGCCCACAAGGGGGGCGTGCACGTTTCGGCGGTGCTCAAGAACCCGCGCACCTACGAGCACGTCGAGCCCGAACGGGTGGGCAACCGGCGGCGATTCCTGGTTTCCGACCTTTCGGGGCGTTCGAACCTGCTGGCCAAGCTGGCCGAGGCGGGACTCGAGCTCGCCAAGGAGGAGGCGGGGCCGCTGCTGGAGGAGGTGAAGGCGCTCGAGCGCGACGGCTACGCCTTCGAGGGCGCGGACGCCTCGTTCTTCCTGCTGGCCCGGCGGCTGCGCGGCGCCCCCGAGCCCTTCCGCGTCGACGCCTTCCGCAGCTGGACCGGCGGGGACGCCCACGGCCGCTGGCAGGCGGAGGCCACCGTACAGCTCACCGTGGCCGGGCGTTCGGTCCACACCGCCGCGACGGGCCAGGGCCCCGTGGGCGCCCTCGACAACGCCCTGCGCAAAGCGCTGCTCAACTTCTTCCCCGAGCTCGAGGCGGTGGGGCTGGCCGACTACAAGGTGCGCGTGCTGGAAGGGCAGGAGGCCGGCACGGCCAGCGTGGTGCGGGTGCTCGTGGAGATGGAGGGCGCCGGGAAGCGCTGGAGCACCGTCGGCGCCAGCGCCAACGTGATCGAGGCCTCGCTCAAGGCGCTGGGCGACGGTTACGCTTACGCGCTGGTGCAGGCCGGGCTAGCGTAG
- a CDS encoding 2-isopropylmalate synthase: protein MRRIKIFDTTLRDGEQSPGVALSPDEKVAIAKQLARLGVDVIEAGFPIASPGDFAAVRRIAEEVEGPTIAALARTAKADIERAAEAIEPAAKRRIHTFIATSPVHMEKKLRMAPDEVVEKAVWAVEFARGFVDDVEFSAEDAGRSDPDFLVRIFGEAIAAGATTINIPDTVGYQVPWKFAELVGYVIENTPGADGVDWSVHTHDDLGMAVVNSLAAVRAGATQVECTINGIGERAGNASLEEVVMALYTRRDFFEAETGVNTRELYRASQLVSRLTGMVVPPNKAIVGRNAFAHESGIHQDGVLKARETYEIMNAEIVGREAAVMVLGKHSGRHAFKKALAELGYEVNDEELKPLFARFKEIADRKKQVTTEDLIALVEDERTRAPEMFKLLDLQVHSGLALTPVATVKVKTPDDEVTEAATGDGPVDAVYKAISRAVGLSPTLERYRIEATTGGTEALGEVMVRLRQGSVVVTGRGIAPDIVESSARAYLDALNKLVSGVGAREAIEAP, encoded by the coding sequence ATGCGACGGATTAAGATCTTCGACACCACGCTGCGCGACGGCGAGCAGTCGCCGGGCGTAGCCCTGAGCCCCGACGAGAAGGTGGCCATCGCCAAGCAGCTGGCGCGGCTTGGGGTGGACGTGATCGAGGCCGGTTTCCCCATCGCCAGCCCCGGCGACTTCGCGGCGGTGCGGCGCATCGCCGAGGAGGTGGAGGGCCCCACGATCGCCGCCCTGGCGCGCACGGCCAAGGCCGACATCGAGCGCGCCGCCGAGGCGATCGAGCCCGCGGCCAAGCGGCGGATCCACACCTTCATCGCCACCAGCCCCGTGCACATGGAGAAGAAGCTGCGCATGGCCCCCGACGAGGTGGTCGAGAAGGCCGTCTGGGCGGTGGAGTTCGCCCGTGGCTTCGTGGACGACGTAGAGTTCTCGGCCGAGGACGCCGGCCGCAGCGACCCTGACTTCCTGGTGCGCATCTTCGGCGAGGCCATCGCCGCGGGGGCGACGACGATCAACATCCCCGACACCGTGGGCTACCAGGTGCCCTGGAAGTTCGCGGAGCTGGTGGGCTACGTCATCGAGAACACCCCGGGCGCGGACGGGGTGGACTGGTCGGTCCACACCCACGACGACCTGGGCATGGCCGTGGTCAACAGCCTGGCGGCGGTGCGCGCCGGGGCCACCCAGGTGGAGTGCACGATCAACGGCATCGGCGAGCGCGCGGGCAACGCCAGCCTGGAAGAGGTGGTGATGGCGCTCTACACCCGCCGCGACTTCTTCGAAGCCGAGACGGGCGTGAACACCCGTGAGCTCTACCGCGCCAGCCAGCTGGTGAGCCGGCTGACGGGGATGGTGGTGCCGCCCAACAAGGCCATCGTTGGCCGCAACGCCTTCGCCCACGAGTCGGGCATCCACCAGGACGGCGTCCTCAAGGCGCGCGAGACCTACGAGATCATGAACGCCGAGATCGTGGGCCGTGAGGCGGCGGTGATGGTGCTGGGCAAGCACTCGGGCCGCCACGCCTTCAAGAAGGCGCTTGCGGAGCTGGGGTACGAGGTGAACGACGAGGAGCTAAAACCGCTGTTCGCGCGCTTCAAGGAGATCGCCGACCGCAAGAAGCAGGTCACTACCGAGGACCTGATCGCCCTGGTCGAGGACGAGCGCACCCGCGCGCCTGAGATGTTCAAGCTGCTCGACCTGCAGGTGCACTCGGGGCTGGCCCTGACCCCGGTAGCGACGGTCAAGGTCAAGACCCCCGACGACGAGGTGACCGAGGCAGCCACCGGTGACGGACCGGTGGACGCGGTCTACAAGGCGATCAGCCGTGCGGTGGGGCTCTCCCCGACGCTCGAGCGCTACCGCATCGAGGCCACCACCGGCGGCACCGAGGCGCTGGGCGAGGTGATGGTGCGGCTGCGTCAGGGGTCGGTCGTCGTGACCGGCCGCGGCATCGCCCCCGACATCGTCGAGTCCTCGGCGCGGGCCTACCTGGACGCGCTCAACAAGCTGGTCTCGGGCGTGGGCGCGCGCGAAGCGATCGAGGCTCCGTAG
- the ilvC gene encoding ketol-acid reductoisomerase, with product MNVYYDHDADLGFIRDKKVAVLGYGSQGHAHALNLHESGVPVVVGLRPGSRRWKQAEEAGLAVAPVAEAVAQADVVMVLLPDEVQARVYREAVEPNLKEGAALVFAHGFNVHFGQIRPRADLDVWMVAPKGPGHLVRSEYQAGRGVPALVAVHQDASGSALPTALAYAKGIGATRAGVIPTTFAEETETDLFGEQAVLCGGASQLVAYGFETLIEAGYKPEIAYFEVLHELKLIVDLMYESGLAGMRYSISNTAEYGDYTRGPVVIGPEVKQRMKEVLRQIQEGEFAREWVLENQAGQAVLEAKRHKWAQHPIEQVGPKLRAMMPFLKAHVSEEDVGDATD from the coding sequence ATGAACGTTTACTACGACCACGACGCAGACCTAGGTTTCATTCGCGACAAGAAGGTGGCCGTTCTGGGGTACGGGTCCCAGGGCCACGCCCACGCGCTCAACCTGCACGAGTCGGGGGTGCCGGTCGTCGTCGGTCTGCGTCCGGGCTCGCGGCGCTGGAAGCAGGCGGAGGAGGCGGGGCTCGCGGTGGCCCCGGTAGCCGAGGCCGTGGCCCAGGCGGACGTGGTCATGGTCCTGCTGCCCGACGAGGTGCAGGCGCGGGTCTACCGCGAGGCCGTCGAGCCCAACCTGAAAGAGGGGGCGGCGCTCGTCTTCGCCCACGGCTTCAACGTGCACTTCGGCCAGATCCGGCCGCGGGCCGACCTGGACGTCTGGATGGTGGCCCCCAAGGGCCCCGGCCACCTGGTGCGCAGCGAGTACCAGGCGGGGCGCGGGGTGCCGGCCCTGGTGGCCGTGCACCAGGACGCCTCGGGCTCGGCGCTGCCCACGGCGCTGGCCTACGCCAAGGGCATCGGGGCGACGCGCGCCGGGGTGATCCCCACCACCTTCGCCGAGGAGACCGAGACCGACCTCTTCGGCGAGCAGGCGGTGCTCTGCGGGGGCGCCAGCCAGCTGGTGGCCTACGGCTTCGAGACCTTGATCGAAGCCGGCTACAAGCCCGAGATCGCCTACTTCGAGGTGCTCCACGAACTCAAGCTGATCGTCGACCTGATGTACGAGTCGGGCCTCGCGGGGATGCGCTACTCGATCTCCAACACCGCCGAGTACGGCGACTACACCCGCGGCCCGGTCGTGATCGGCCCCGAGGTCAAGCAGCGCATGAAGGAGGTGCTGCGGCAGATCCAGGAGGGTGAGTTCGCCCGCGAGTGGGTGCTGGAGAACCAGGCCGGACAGGCGGTGCTCGAGGCCAAGCGCCACAAGTGGGCCCAGCATCCGATCGAGCAGGTGGGCCCCAAGCTGCGGGCGATGATGCCCTTCCTCAAGGCCCACGTAAGCGAGGAGGACGTAGGCGATGCGACGGATTAA
- the ilvN gene encoding acetolactate synthase small subunit, giving the protein MRHIVSVLVEDHPRVLTRITSLFARRGFNIESLAVGKTHLPGLSRISIVVLGDDRTIEQVEKQLNKLVEVIKVTDHTEPHVEREMALVKVRTEGVEERLQIKEIVEAFRARPVDVGRSSSIYEVTGDPGKIEGFIAGLEPYGVLEVMRTGAIAMSRGEAILKPRLKKEAV; this is encoded by the coding sequence ATGAGGCACATCGTGAGCGTACTCGTCGAGGACCACCCGCGGGTGCTGACCCGGATCACCTCGCTGTTTGCCCGGCGCGGCTTCAACATCGAGTCGCTGGCGGTGGGGAAGACCCATCTGCCCGGGCTTTCCCGCATCTCGATCGTGGTGCTCGGGGACGACCGCACGATCGAGCAGGTGGAGAAGCAGCTCAACAAGCTGGTCGAGGTCATCAAGGTGACCGACCACACCGAACCCCACGTCGAGCGCGAGATGGCGCTGGTCAAGGTGCGGACCGAGGGCGTGGAGGAGCGGTTGCAGATCAAGGAGATCGTCGAGGCCTTCCGCGCCCGCCCGGTGGACGTGGGGCGCTCGAGTTCGATCTACGAGGTGACCGGCGATCCCGGCAAGATCGAGGGGTTCATCGCCGGGCTGGAACCCTACGGCGTGCTCGAGGTGATGCGCACCGGCGCGATCGCCATGAGCAGGGGCGAGGCTATACTGAAGCCCAGATTGAAAAAGGAGGCGGTATGA
- the ilvB gene encoding biosynthetic-type acetolactate synthase large subunit, with amino-acid sequence MNGAEAILEALAREGVEVIFGVPGGANMPIYDAMYDRPEFKHVLGRHEQGSIHAAEGYASSSGRTGVVFATSGPGALNLVTGLADALMDSVPIVAITGQVARAAVGTDAFQEADVTGVTMPITKHNYLVQDVNEIPRIVKEAFLIASTGRPGPVLIDVPKDVQLEEFTGSFDVHPRLAGYRPTTKGHPRQLEKALSALRGAKRPVMMVGGGGHDAAEALRRFAEKSGIPVITTLKGLGVLPGDHPQVLGMPGMHGTVAANRAIQHADLILAIGLRFDDRITGNIAKFAPKVRTLIHVDIDPAEIGKVVETHVPIVGDARWVAEKLAQAAEALAVEPWWEQIREWQQRHPLPMPRRERLSSQEVIRAFWEATGGDAYVTTGVGQHQMFAAQFWQPKRPRSFVTSGGLGTMGFGLPAAVGVQVAHPEATVLNFDGDGSFQMTLQELATLVKYGLPVKTVLLNNGYLGMVRQWQDLFNDKRYAEVHLEDSNPDFAKLAEAFGVKGFTVERREDLKDAVEATLAHDGPVLAEFRVFHEEGVFPMIPAGGSAEDMIIENPREVQS; translated from the coding sequence ATGAACGGAGCGGAAGCGATACTCGAAGCCCTGGCGCGTGAAGGCGTGGAGGTGATCTTCGGGGTGCCGGGCGGGGCCAACATGCCGATCTACGACGCCATGTACGACCGCCCCGAGTTCAAGCACGTCCTGGGCCGCCACGAGCAGGGTTCGATCCATGCGGCCGAAGGCTACGCGAGCAGCTCGGGGCGGACCGGCGTCGTTTTCGCGACCAGCGGTCCGGGGGCGCTCAACCTGGTCACCGGGCTGGCCGACGCGCTCATGGACTCGGTGCCGATCGTGGCCATCACCGGCCAGGTGGCGCGGGCGGCCGTGGGTACCGACGCCTTCCAGGAGGCCGACGTCACCGGCGTGACCATGCCCATCACCAAGCACAACTACCTGGTGCAGGACGTGAACGAGATTCCCCGCATCGTCAAGGAGGCCTTCCTCATCGCTTCCACGGGGCGGCCGGGGCCGGTGCTGATCGACGTGCCCAAAGACGTTCAGCTCGAGGAGTTCACGGGCAGCTTCGACGTGCATCCCCGGCTGGCCGGCTACCGGCCCACGACCAAAGGGCACCCGCGCCAGTTGGAAAAAGCGCTGTCCGCGCTGCGCGGCGCAAAGCGCCCGGTGATGATGGTCGGCGGCGGCGGGCACGACGCGGCGGAGGCGCTGCGGCGGTTCGCCGAGAAGTCGGGGATTCCGGTGATCACTACGCTCAAGGGCCTGGGCGTGCTGCCCGGCGACCACCCCCAGGTCCTGGGCATGCCGGGCATGCACGGCACCGTGGCCGCCAACCGCGCGATCCAGCACGCCGATCTGATCCTGGCCATCGGGCTGCGCTTCGACGACCGCATCACCGGCAACATCGCCAAGTTCGCCCCCAAGGTCAGGACCTTGATCCACGTGGACATCGACCCGGCCGAGATCGGCAAGGTGGTCGAGACGCACGTACCCATCGTGGGCGACGCCCGCTGGGTGGCGGAAAAGCTGGCGCAGGCCGCGGAGGCGCTGGCGGTCGAGCCCTGGTGGGAGCAGATCCGCGAGTGGCAGCAGAGGCATCCGCTGCCCATGCCGCGCCGCGAGCGCCTCTCCTCGCAGGAGGTCATCCGCGCCTTCTGGGAAGCCACCGGCGGCGACGCCTACGTGACCACGGGGGTGGGCCAGCACCAGATGTTCGCCGCGCAGTTCTGGCAGCCGAAGCGGCCGCGCAGCTTCGTGACCTCCGGAGGGCTGGGCACCATGGGGTTCGGCCTGCCCGCGGCCGTGGGGGTGCAGGTGGCCCATCCCGAGGCCACGGTGCTCAACTTCGACGGGGACGGCTCCTTCCAGATGACGCTCCAGGAGCTGGCCACCCTTGTCAAGTACGGGCTGCCCGTCAAGACCGTGCTGCTCAACAACGGCTACCTGGGCATGGTGCGCCAGTGGCAGGACCTGTTCAACGACAAACGCTACGCCGAGGTGCACCTGGAGGACTCCAACCCCGACTTCGCCAAGCTGGCCGAAGCCTTCGGCGTCAAGGGCTTTACGGTCGAGCGCCGCGAAGACCTGAAGGACGCCGTGGAGGCGACGCTGGCCCACGACGGCCCGGTGCTCGCCGAGTTCCGCGTCTTCCACGAGGAAGGCGTCTTCCCGATGATTCCCGCGGGCGGGAGCGCCGAGGACATGATCATCGAAAACCCCCGGGAGGTGCAGTCATGA
- the leuC gene encoding 3-isopropylmalate dehydratase large subunit codes for MAGKTLYQKVWEAHEVRQLASGQSQLFIDLHLIHEVTSPQAFGMLRELGLGVAMPHRTFATVDHIVPTDARSEPFADPLAQAMIEELRKNTREHGIELFDVGSGRQGIVHVVGPEQGLTQPGFTIVCGDSHTSTHGAFGAIAFGIGTTQVRDVLATQTVAMPKLKVRRINVNGELRPGVGAKDVILHIIRTLGVKGGQGYAYEYGGSVIERMSMEERMTVCNMSIEGGARIGYVNPDATTFAFLRGRPYAPAEDEWEAAVAHWRGLASDPDAEYDDVVEIDGSQIAPYVTWGINPGQAITVEENVPDPARVSPEEAALVNEALEYMKLAPGRPIKGQKIDVAFVGSCTNGRLGDLREAARVVRAAGGRVPPGVRAIVVPGSEQVARQAEDEGLDRIFREAGFEWRYAGCSMCLAMNPDKLVGDEISISSSNRNFKGRQGSPQGRTLLASPAMVAAAALAGEVVDVREVLGVKA; via the coding sequence GTGGCCGGGAAAACGCTCTACCAAAAGGTCTGGGAAGCCCACGAGGTGCGCCAGCTGGCGAGCGGGCAGAGCCAGCTCTTCATCGACCTGCACCTCATCCACGAGGTCACCAGCCCGCAGGCCTTCGGGATGCTGCGCGAGCTGGGGCTCGGGGTCGCCATGCCCCACCGCACCTTCGCCACGGTGGACCACATCGTACCCACCGACGCCCGCAGCGAGCCCTTCGCCGATCCGCTGGCCCAGGCGATGATCGAGGAGCTGCGCAAGAACACCCGCGAACACGGCATCGAGCTCTTCGACGTGGGCAGCGGCCGGCAGGGCATCGTCCACGTGGTGGGGCCGGAGCAGGGGCTGACCCAGCCGGGCTTTACCATCGTCTGCGGCGACAGCCACACCTCCACCCACGGCGCCTTCGGGGCCATCGCCTTCGGCATCGGCACCACCCAGGTGCGCGACGTGCTGGCCACCCAGACGGTGGCCATGCCCAAGCTCAAGGTGCGGCGGATCAACGTGAACGGGGAACTGCGGCCTGGCGTGGGCGCGAAGGACGTGATCCTGCACATCATCCGCACCCTGGGGGTCAAGGGCGGTCAGGGCTACGCCTACGAATACGGCGGGTCGGTGATCGAGCGGATGAGCATGGAAGAGCGCATGACCGTCTGCAACATGTCCATCGAAGGCGGGGCCCGCATCGGCTACGTCAACCCCGACGCGACGACCTTCGCCTTCCTGCGGGGCCGCCCCTACGCCCCCGCGGAAGACGAGTGGGAAGCGGCCGTCGCCCACTGGCGGGGCCTGGCCTCCGACCCGGACGCCGAATACGACGACGTGGTGGAGATCGACGGCTCGCAGATCGCCCCCTACGTCACCTGGGGGATCAACCCCGGCCAGGCGATCACGGTGGAAGAAAACGTACCCGACCCGGCCCGCGTCTCCCCCGAGGAGGCGGCCTTGGTGAACGAGGCGCTGGAATACATGAAGCTCGCACCGGGCCGCCCCATCAAGGGGCAGAAGATCGACGTCGCCTTCGTGGGCAGCTGCACCAACGGCCGCCTGGGCGACCTGCGCGAGGCCGCGCGCGTGGTGCGCGCCGCGGGCGGCCGGGTGCCGCCGGGGGTGCGGGCCATCGTCGTACCCGGCAGCGAGCAGGTGGCCCGTCAGGCCGAGGACGAGGGGCTCGACCGGATCTTCCGCGAGGCGGGTTTCGAGTGGCGCTACGCCGGCTGCAGCATGTGCCTGGCGATGAACCCCGACAAACTGGTGGGCGACGAAATCTCGATCAGCAGCTCCAACCGCAACTTCAAGGGGCGGCAGGGCTCGCCCCAGGGGCGGACGCTGCTGGCCAGCCCGGCGATGGTCGCCGCGGCGGCCCTGGCGGGCGAGGTCGTGGACGTGCGCGAGGTTCTGGGGGTGAAGGCCTGA